Genomic DNA from Parambassis ranga chromosome 5, fParRan2.1, whole genome shotgun sequence:
ggcacttagacctcacttagactaattcagtgatctcaactgagacactaacctaaaagtaaagtcactctactggaggacgtgttttccgaaagctaaaaaaaaaaaaaaaacagctattttacccatccacaacttcagacgccagaactcctggatgttttcattttacatgcttatgcattgccgttgtacgtctgaattaggtacacttcacttacttagtaactttattttcctgactttccttccctgacagtgtgcaaatggctctcttcctctctaacatacacacacagtgtgtagacacacaattatgtgctaaaatactccctataactccatatacttaagccagaaactacagtacatgagcacaggcctgcaggtaaagggttaatatggtaattaagttgttaactgtaaaaatcacaaatgttacctcctaccaacagggtaaaccaccaacaatcaagaatgcatgattatgtagtgccatggctgtgcagtcaaaaaaagtgtgtttataatgtaagtctatgggacaaaatgggagaaaaaaagaaaatccagtgctgtgcaaaaactaataatgcaataaagtcaatttttttactgatgtttgacatgaccaagactataataaaggttaaaaagaatccagtccacattcaccttttctattaaaaatgagccattttgtgtgttttttttttcaattttcagcaccaccccttataaaattggtgattaaagggttaaaatcctgggggaaaatgattttttcactactgttgattagaactgaagttaattaaaagggctatgcaaaaaaatttcaaaaaaatatttatctaatatatttttaaaaccgttaaagttaggggacgtttttgtccccgaacaacacattagggggtaaaatttgcccacagtgtaccgttgacctatgaaaaattttaaaatcatattaacaaaatttatgtaaaattaagcttattgaggaaaaatgattcaatttgtccacatattgacaaagttatggccaaaataaacagaaaaatttctctcagaggacaaaaatgtcccgaacaacgcatgagggttaagacCACGTTGATCTGTTGAGTATTACGACTGTTTAATATCAAGATAATGTGTTCTCTCTGAACAAATTAATGTTTATATACAGGTGTGCATTAGGCTGAATTATTCAGTATCTTTGTGACCAGGTGATCAGCGGCCCTGATATTAAGTCACAACAGAGAAATGCTTGCCTTGTTATCAGTTTAAACATTTGAGCAGCTTTGTGCGACCATGATATAACAACACCATTACCTGttaatattttgtttaatgTGTGCTTTTGTTAAACCAACATCAGTGAGTGAAAGttataaaaagctaaaaagcaGCATCTCTGAAACACACTGGGTTACTTCAAGGGAAGGCAGTTTGGCAGAGTGATTTTTTGtcatcatgtttttaaaaagaaacaccTGTCTGatggttgttttgttgtgttctcTGACTTTGTGGTGCAAGTCGGTCAGTGCAGGCTCCAGCTACCTCAGCCCATCGCATAAACCTCAGGTAGGAAACTTTCTGtctgacaaaaacatttaaaagtgtcTTCTTTAGATCACATACAACTTTACAGttaggctgaaaaaaaaactttactaaAGATGGTCCTTATGGTGAAATAGTAGAACTTAAAGTAGGAATTGCATTGTGTACTATATTCAAGCGATGGATAAGTCTTCATCTGTAGTCATGAGGTCTACTTTCAATGATAGAACAAGGGGAAGTCCTCCAGACTGGGTCGTCAGGCGATGGAGGAGCCCAGTCAACCAGCTGAGGAGGATGGTATCACAGTGAGTGGAAAAAGAAATAATGGCTACAGCTAAGAGATAGCAGTCTGATTAAATGGCCTTTTCCTTCTCCAAGCAGTTAAGTGCCCCCTTTGAAATTGGCATCACAATGAGAGAGGCAGACTTGAAGGAGTATGGTGCTGTGCTGCAGGAGATCATTCAGCATCTCCGGGGAAACACTGAGACAGCAGGTCTGTCCCACTGGCCT
This window encodes:
- the ghrl gene encoding appetite-regulating hormone isoform X1, coding for MFLKRNTCLMVVLLCSLTLWCKSVSAGSSYLSPSHKPQNKGKSSRLGRQAMEEPSQPAEEDGITQLSAPFEIGITMREADLKEYGAVLQEIIQHLRGNTETAETPP
- the ghrl gene encoding appetite-regulating hormone isoform X2, which codes for MFLKRNTCLMVVLLCSLTLWCKSVSAGSSYLSPSHKPQNKGKSSRLGRQAMEEPSQPAEEDGITLSAPFEIGITMREADLKEYGAVLQEIIQHLRGNTETAETPP